The genomic segment GATAGttgtagaatggtttgggttggaaggctctcccagcctgtctctggagcagaggggctgcagccctcccaGTATCTCTGTGGCCCCTCTGGGCTCTCCCCAACAGGTCCCTTTACCCTGGGGGCCCCAGGGGTGGCCACAGTGCCCCAGCTGGGGTCTCTTGCAGAGTCAccccctcagcctgctggcccCTCTTTTggggtgcagcccagggctgggttggctccctgggctgcaggggctcgTGGGGGGTCAGGCTGAGCTCTCACCATGCTTTAGCAGGTTCTGTTTAGATTAATGGTGTCACACGTTGGAGGGCAAGCATGAGAATGTGTGGACAcagctcccttcctgctcaGGTCTTTACCCAGCCTTTTCAACTGTAACCACCTCTGAAATTATGCATTGTTAACAATTACCCCCTGAGTTAACTGTTAAAGCCATTACCTTATTATTTATCTGATAACAGAAGGGTAAACTGTTGTGAACAAGTTTTAATTAAAGCACCTCTGTGGGAACGAGCTCTTGTGATGCAAACTTAGCATAATGTTGTGCATGACTTGGAGGTATTTAAAGTGTAGCTGTAAAAACATGAGATTACTTAACAGCTTTCCATTACTATTTAGTAATTAAGAAACTTGTACTGCCCTTGAAAAATAGGATAACAGGATAAAAGTGGTACTGTGAGGTTAACAAGGTGACCTAGGATGAGGTGTCAAAATCAGGGAATGCAGAGTAAGTTTGAAGGTGACTGTTGTGTTTGGCATTTGACAGGCCATCGGAAGAAGATGCATTGAATGGtaagttttctttctgctctgaaGGTGAGAGATTTTTATGTATAACCAACTGCTTGGGTTTGTATGGGAATGTGTTTAATTGATGGTAATTTGGAATTTATTGGACACACAAAAGTGtgattttgaaaaaattttttaacaatttttaaataagcAGCCAAACTTTAAGCACTACATTTTTCCCCCCTGAGGTACCACAGTCTCAAGTGCAATATTTAATTATCTTCACAGCAGATCCTTTTCAAACTGTAGTGTGGTATTTTAGTACATAAATTAGTAGCTAGagtatctctttttttcttctttttttcacctTAATCTCTTTTCAGGCATTGCTTCTCCTTTCAAGCCTATCATGGATATCAATTACTATTACTCAGGTCAGTCCCTCTTACAAACTAATGCTTGTATTTTTATTGACATTTGTAAGATCCTTAAACTTCAACAAATGCTGTAATTTTCCTCTAGCTGTAGAAAGAAATAACCTGATGAGATTATCACAGAGCATTCCATTCACTCCTGTGCCTCCAAGAGGTAAGACTTGTATTTCTTCTTGCTGGTTCACTGTGGtcttttggggaagaaaagcaaacctTATATGGATTCTAATTTGGTTGGATCCTTCTAATATAGAAGGATCAaggatatatattatatatatctaaTATAGAAGGATCAAGAAGGATCTGATATAGAAGGATCAAGGCAAAGTTCACAGTTTGTCACAGCAAGTGTGAAACTGAAGTCTTAATGAACTAAAAGAAGTCTGTCTTAGAGCACTCAGAAATATATGTGAGTATGACACCTTTTCTAGGGCAACTCACTTGATTATGAAATGTAGATTTAATTATAGTTGTCCTCAGAAATGGTGTTACAGTGATGGGAGTATTGTACTAACAGTTTTATAACAAACTCTTCTTGAAGGATTCCTTTAAGTTGTCTTCACTTGTTTGAACTTTAAACATTTATTCAGTGTTCTTAGTGTTCTTTGAACAGTGTCCTTAATAGGTCTAAATAGGAGGACAAATTTTGCAGCTCTGTGAAAAAAGCTGCAGAGGGGTGCATTTTTTGTTAATTCAAGATGTTTGTAATGACTTAACACTGCAGCTTGTTGTAAGAAGCGATGTGTTTTCAGTGCTTTTAATTTCAAACTTGGCAAGTTTGGCTCAGTGATGGCTTTTGTGCTGTCTGCAGGTGAACCAGTCACTGTGTATCGCCTTGAGGAGAGTTCTCCCAGCATCCTGAACAACAGCATGTCCTCCTGGTCacagctggggctctgtgctaaAATTGAATTCTTAAGTAAAGAGGAGATGGGAGGAGGTTTACGTCGAGCTCTCAAAGTTGTGTGCACGTGGTCAGAGTATGATATCCTGAAATCAGGACATCTTTACATCATCAAGTCTTTTCTTCCTGAAGTTGTGAACACTTGGTCAAGCATTTATAAGGAGGACACTGTGTTGCACTTGTGCTTGAGAGTAAGTTCTGTCTTTGTCAATTATTAAACATGGACAGGCATTGTATGTTAAACAGGAATTATTTTCCCACCTGAAAACTAGTATATACTTattagaataagaaaaaaagttaGTGTGGGGTTCTGTATGAGCAAAAGTGTTAAAAACTCTACTCCAGGATGGCTTGTTTAATCAAATAGCTCAAATTCTTAAAATACagatataattttaaaagcaagtaaTCTGTTACTCTGCCTTGGGGGAATAGACACTGTTCCCACTGCTGGTCCCTGTTCTGTTAAGCAGCTAATGAGGTGTGGGTTTGACTCACAGGAAattcagcagcagagagcagcacagaagcTCACCTTTGCATTCAACCAGATGAAGCCCAAATCCATCCCATACTCTCCAAGGTGAGTGTATTTAAACTGCCATTATATTGCATGCTTTTGGCTCAGGGCAATGCCTACAGGATGTTAATAGATGCATCACATATATTAAGGTACTGATATGTAGACATATCCTGGAATATTGCTGTGAATGTGGCAAGCAGAATTGTCCTTGGCAGTATTTTCCACTGATATTTTCTGCACTGATTCTAATCTAGTGAGATAATCTAAATGGCTTTGTGTAATagtttaaaagtatttaaattgtTAGAATCAAATAAAAATCTTAACCATAATGATAGATCGCTATTTTGGAACTATATTAATTAACTGTAATTTTTCCAGGTTCTTGGAAGTTTTCCTGTTATATTGCCACTCTGCTGGCCAGTGGTTTGCAGTTGAAGAGTGCATGACTGGAgagtttagaaaatataataacaataatGGGGATGAAATAATCCCAACTAACATGCTGGAGGAGGTTATGCTGGCTTTCAGCCACTGGACTTATGAGTATACAAGAGGAGAACTGTTGGTATTAGATCTGCAAGGTAAGGCCCTGACTTTGAAACTTGGACTGGGGCCAAGGTCTatgtgggtttttattttgatagCATTTTGTTAAGAATTTGTATATTTGTAATAAACAACAAGGATTATCTAGTGCTGCTTCTTCTAGTTAGTTAGGATCTATGATTTTCTTATTTAATCATATTATGATAAAGATTGGAAAGGAGCTCTAAGAGCATTGAGTCCAACTttacccagcactgccaaatccaGCACACTCCATGTGCCCAGAAACCACCCCAGACAGCTTTTagatccctgcagggatggtgactgcaccactgggcagctgttccagggcttgACAGCCTTTTCAGTGAATATGTTTTACCtcatatccaacctaaacctcccgTAGCATTTTCTTATGCTACTGCTGGGGACTggcccccacctggctacagtgTCCTTTCAGGTAGTTCTAGACAGTGATGAGgtgtcccctgagcctcctcttccccaggaTAAacaccctcagctgctcctcacaggacctGTGCTCCAGCTTTTTAGCTCTAATATAGTATTACATCTTGCAGCAACACAGaaactataaatatatacattttcCTAATGAAATGTGCCATAAGAAATGCTATTTTTTGGCACATTTGTGTAGTGCCAATGTGGTAAGCTGGTTTTATCCTGAATTCTGTGCCAAATATTCTGGCAGTGAGAACTGTGTAGGAGATTTTTCTCATGGGTGAAAACTCAAGCtaggaaatgcaaaaaatagATGGAAAAAATCTGAGCAGTACAAAGTGCTTGCTTAGGAGCAATTTTCTAAGGGTAGAGAATCATGTGTAGTTTGGGTTGcatttgttgtgggtttttttctggttttattcttgGAAAAGCTGAGAAGTCATAGCTAAGGATTCAAggctttttaatattaatatatttatgtaatCAGAAGTGTATCAGATTTAACTTTTTCTTCATGTGCTGTCTGAAGGTGTTGGTGAAAATTTGACAGATCCCTCTGTGAtaaaagctggggaaaaaaggtaaGGGTTAAGAAAGACTGAAAGTATTAGATAAAACTTTCCCTGGAAAGAGAACACATGCCAAGTGATGTTTGTGTGCACTTTGTCTCCAAGGTCGTATGATATGGTGTTTGGGCCAGCCAATCTGGGAGAGGATGCAATAAAAAACTTCAGAGCAAAGCACCACTGtaattcctgctgcaggaaactGAAACTTCCTGGTAAGAGCTGCAGGACCCTCCTTCTGAGACACTGATGTCATGAGATGTTGTGTGATACGTAATGAAATAGTCAAGGCATGCTGTGAAAGTTTAACAAGTCATAAACAGCAATTACGTAATTTGACTTTAGGCTTCTGATTGCACCTATgattaaaaaatcccttttttgaTAGTGCATATCCTAGAATTCCTCTTCAAAAGTGCATTTGTGTATCCAATTATTTGCTAGACATTTATGCCCCATTGATTCTACTAGCTCAAGAAATAGTAATCATTATGACTTTGTTCTGTTTGTACAGATCTGAAGAGGAATGACTACACACCTGACAAGATCATATTTCCTCAGGACGATGCCCCTGAACTGACAATTCAGCCTGGAAGCTGCACCAAAGATTCTGATCCGGCCAATTCCATCCGTCTGATGCTCTGATGATGTGACCAACTCAGTGGCTTCGCTCAAACTTCCTGGAACCTCACCAAGTTGTCACTTACCTTTCCTCACtataatgaaaagaaagacTTGTCAAAACAAGGATTACTGTCTCATAAGTGGAATTTTGGCTGGTCCATAATCTAAGGATTTTACCTTGTGATAACCATCTACAGAGCAGCGTGGCAGCTGATCCTTCTAAAGGTGGAATAATGACAAGTATTTAAGATGTGTTTTTAAAGGGGCTTTTTAAgcagaaagttttattttttattttattttggtttagtGGAGGATTTTCTTCCTGTAGTCCTGTGGTGGGAAATATGCCTTCCACCAAAAGGATTTTGGTAGTTGATGTTTTAAGGTAAAGCATTTGTCTTTTTGGCATTTGTCTTACTGGCAATGAGCAAAACCAGGAGAAAGCACCTACCTCTGTAAAGCCAGAGTATTCTTAGAGTGTTTTCGGAAGTGTTCCACTAATATTTTCTCACCAGGTGTCTTTTAATCTGACCTTTTGAAGAGGACAGAGCCAAATGAGGTGTATATAGGATGCCAATAGGCTGAAGTTGAAGGTAGGAACTTGATCTGTtccaaaagagagagagagtctCCTGAATCAGGATTCTTTCAGCTTCATGACTGTACAACTGGGCTtggttgcttttgttttgtgaaaTAGAGCCTGAATTGTGCATAATGAAATTTCTTGTTTTACACATTTCAATTTTATCAAGTCACTGTCAAATAGTAACAAAGCCATGATAGACTGGTATAATCATATTTAATAGAAGAATTAGTTTGTGCTGGTCCAAATAAGTTGCCTTGTAAGAACACAAGTTGGAAGTGCTTTCCCTTGTACGTACGTAGTGACTGCTTCAGAAGTTCTGCCTTCCAAAGATCTCCTACAACCAGTGTATCGAAGCCGAATGTACACATAACttgtaaatgtatttaaaattgtGTAGAAAACATCTTTAATGTTATGTTATTTGTGGTACTTACTTAAGAGAGACTAGGGTTGGATTAGCATTGTGTAAAGTACGGGAGATTGCAATGCACCTTCATGccaataaaatgtaatttaactGTCCCAAATATTGTTGAGCATTCAGCAAGAAAAGAACCTGTTGTCCAACTGAAGTTTCATGCtgcgatttttttttttttgttacataGGTactaatttgtaatttttaattaaaagggCAGTATATAGCTCTATAAATTTTTTATTCAGTAGTGTATCTTATAGATACAGACCTAAGGCACGAACACAATAGTTGTTTAAATGGTGTTTTATGTTTGATGGGGAAAGGTAAAATGTTATAAGGATATAATACTGTATACATTTTGTATATCATTAAATCTTTAAAGaatctaaaataaatttattcttgTTTACAGACTTCTGCTCTCCGTCTCAGTCTGAAGGGTTATTTTGGTGAATTTAACTCTTTATGCAGAAAAGTAGAATTTGCCACGCTGGATCAAAGTAGCTGTTAGCCTTTGAGGTATCACAGCTTGGGCCAACACCAGAAACTAGGGAGGTAAAAAAGTGAAAACTGTCATAGCTGCCAAACACATGTGAGGGGATTCATGAGTAAATGAGTCAAAAATAGCTCTTCACAATGTTTAATTCTTCTGACTGCATCACCTCCTGTTGCTGGGAGGGAATGGGCAGATACTCCAAATGTACTTGCACCTTTCTAAAgtaacagcagcactgagtcTGTAAGCGTGACTGGCTCTGCAAATTGAGAGAGATTTCCAGAGGAGACTTTGGTGTTTTGAAAATGTGACCGAATTTCAGtgtaggaaaaaagaaaagcattttgagaAAATTGCAAGTAAAAGCTGGGAAACTTTGTTTCTTGACAAACACTTAACTACGCACAGTTATTTTGTAGCTGTGTTACTGCTCTTCAGTAGTTCTGCTTGTGACTCATTTCTTAGCAAAATAAACAGATGTGACCACCTTGTGATGGGTGTGAGTGATCGTGGGGAGTGCTCCTTCTGCTCAGTCTTGCAGTGACTCAGGCCTGGAGCTTTTTCAAGACCAAAAGGGACAAATGTGGTTGGGAAATGCCTGTAAGATTTGGAGTGGTTACCACTGTTCACATTTCTGTACATCTGCCTGGCATGAGCTGTGTGACTTACAGCTTGCATTACATGAGAAGTGTTTGTCTAAACTGACTGAGAGGGGAGAAATGTGTAACTTCCAGAAGTGATCTGCCTCATacttgctgggaaaaaaatcataaatggCAAGTACCCTTTAGGGAAGGAATTGGAAAAGTGTGGTGGCAAAGGGCAAAAACAAGTTGGTTTGAAAACGAAGCCTGACTCTGTTTGGACAGTGCCACATCCTGCTGATGTTGGGCAGTAGGAATATGAAAACTATTCCATGGAATTCAATTTGTCTGAGAACATCAAGTGTGGCTCCTCTGCTGAAACCTCATCAGTCTAGAAATGCTCTATAAATAGAGAAGTGTTGTGATCCTTTAGCTTATAAGTTTTCTTTACCAAAAAGGAGGAAAGTGATGGAACTGGAACTTCTGATAACtattcaagaaaaaaagtattgGCATATCTTCTTAGAACCTAGCTTTTAAATAGAGGGATATAATTCAAACCctctctgattattttttagTCAAAATCTGAAATGCTTTAGTGAATTTCCAACTAGGAGGGTATTTAAAAGGGTATTTATCCTATAGAGAAATTAATAAGCTACATAATTTAGACTTTGGTGGATTAATTAAAAGTCATTTGTTGACTGCTTTCTTGCAGTATTTAGGTGGTGAAACATTTCAGAGAAAACCAATCCTAAATTCACTGTGGTAAAATATATACAACCAGCTCTTGGGGAACTGGTTTTttagctgctgctcagcagccttgTGGTTTGGAAAAGgaggggtttggtttttatgCTTGACAGTGATTTCCTACATGTTAAATCTTTGGGTTGCATCTCACTTAATGCCATAACTCTTAACACTGCAGGAATTTTGAGAGGGAAAAAGACTACAGCTGGAGACTTGGTAATAACAGTTCATATTAAATGTTCCTAAAAGACCAGCTGGGAAAAAACAGCACTTCTTAATATGTAACAAGGCTTCTGAAAAAAGTTCTGATggtttaatatttcttttctcgATTAACACTTTTCCTTGCAATAATCCATTTTGTGGTGAGAGTAATGGGAAGTTAATTCTCAGCCGCAGAGCTTGCAGTTGGTAGCATCCATGTGGATTTGTGTATCATGTTACATTAAAATAGTAAGTCAAAGTCTTGATTCAGATTACACAAAATGTGGGAATAAACATATCCAGTTCCATTTACAAAACTGAACCAGATTTTTGAGGGGTCAATAGCAGTGACAGCTGTCCCAGGAGTGCTGGAGACATCCTTTGAAGTTTTACAAGATGATTAGGAGGTGTTTTACATCACTTCATGGGCCTCTTCTGTGGGTACTTGTTACATTCCAGGTTGTCTGTTAAATAGGGAAAAACTGCTGCTCTCAGTGGCATGTGGAATTTAGAGATGAACTGCATTAACATAGCTAATTAAAAGCCATCTGCCataccttttttcttccctcaggaAAATCCTCATAACACCAAGAAGCTAATTCATTATGATGTTTTGAGGTAGTTCCATCCCTTTATGATCAACACTCTCGGTCATCACTGCCCTTCCAGCAGAGCATGGCAATAATAAATCCTAATCCAAGTGAGCAAACATGGATAAAGGTGTTGGGCCAAAGTTCCCTGCTCAGTGGAATGGAGCTCTCTTCCCAAAGTTTTCTGttctggctggcacagggaaggagatagaggcagggctggccaggtGTGTTCCCTGGCCAGTGTTACCAGGTGACATCAcaaggggctggggcaggagatgctggggtGACAGGATGGAACACGGGACTGAACACAGGGCACTGCTCGTGTTTTTTCTACGGAGATTGCTGCGGGTTTAGAGTTCTCTGCCCTGCCTCAGAATACAACATCAGCCTCTAAACAAGAACAGCAACATTGGTGAGCAGGTGTGGGTGGTGTAGAGTCTGTGTTCAGCATCTCAACTGTCTGattggggatggggacactttGGCCCAGGACAGACTTATGCAGCCAGAAAACAAAAGTACTAAAATTTTCCTAGCATGAATTAAGTAACATTTTATAGCAAAAATCTGAAGAACAACCTGCTTCTAGTAGCATCTGGACTGCAACCTATGGTTTTAGAAAACAGGTGAGTACTGTACCCAAGGAAAtgaaatataatgtaatatgtaCTATTAAGCATTTTGCTCTAAAAATGGCTATTCACAAGTGGTGGTAGTTTTTGAGTAATTGTGTATGCAGTAAAAGAGTGAATAGAATTTTAGGAATAAGTCTTAAAACCTCAGGTGTTTAAGTAACACCTCATAATGGCTTAGTGGGGAAGATGAAGAGTCTTTGCCACTATAAACCTggtgaaaataaatgtgaatgtaatttttaaagaagaaaccGTAGCATTTTAGATTCCCACTGGTGTGGATTTTTCTCACAGTAGGTGGAAGGATGGCATGGAAATGGAAGTACTCCCCCAAGGAACAGCTGGAGGACATGAGCAGCCTGCACCCAGGGCTCACAGGGCTGCAGAACCTGGAGAACACGTGCTACATGAACGCGGTGCTGCAgtgcctctgcagcctctccccgCTCGTGCAGTATTTCCTCTCAGGGAAGTGGaacccagccctgcaccagTGAGTCCGTTTGTTCTCCGTACTGAGGGCTCTCTGCTTGGCACTATTTTCCTGCCAAAGGATATGTGCTGTCATGAGAATGTCCAAGGTACCTGCCAGCTTCCCCCAGGCAGTTCCAGTCAGATTGGCCACCAGCTGGTTTCCTTCTCTGAGAGCCCAGCCCTTTTCCTTGCCGGTCCTTCAGCATGATACTTTTCTTCCCATATTGATGGTAATACCTGTTACTGTTGTCTTGATCATGATTCCTACCACTTTCTGGGATCTGCAGAGTCCCTCAAGCCAAGTGACAGCTGCCAGAGCTGTACTGTACCAGCATCTGTTTTCTCAGTTTCTGTACTGTGCTCCCATTTGAAGGCAGACACTCTTTTTTCATCCATCACCTGAAACTCTCCCCTTTTTTCCAAGGGAGATCGGAGAGTCTGCGACTGCCTTTGGCTGTCTGGTGTCTGACATGTGGCTTGGAGAGTTTGACTTTGTTTCCCCTGAGGCTTTTCACTCTGTCTTTGGGAAGCGGCACCCAGCTTTTAGCAGCAAGACTCAGCATGATGCTCAGGAGTTCCTCATCTGTGTGCTGGATGACCTCCATGAGGCTTTCAAGCAGGTGAGAGCCCAGCTGTGGTGTTTTGGGAACTACAGCTGTTTCCTCTGCATTTCATGACTTGGCATTCCATGTAATAATTGCCTATCATCCTCTTCTGAACTCTATGATGGGGCCACTAATAACTTTCCTTTTCTATCTTTGTTTCTGACCCATGGACGCACAATTATTAATTTGCTTCTTGTCTAATGCTCCATCAAATTGCAGCCCCACCTAAATGACAATGCTGGTATAGCTTCACTGTCCTAcctctgcctctcctttctccttccacaGTTAATGTTCTTCCACTTTCTCATCTGCCTGAAAATGTCTGCCATGCCCCCATGTCTTTCtcccctgcagagccactgATAAAGAGCTTTTCAAGCAATTAATGCTATCAAATGTCTGaattgttgtatttttgttacttttctcTCAGAAAATGAATCAATCTTAGTCTACATGTATGAACCATCAAGTAACAGCATTTTAGAGCCATGTTCTGTGGCAAGACTAACAACTGATCAACCCAGGGAGTGGGCAGCACCTATTAAAATCCAGTGAAGGCACTTAACAAAACAATTGCTTATCTACATTTTGTcaatctttttccttctgtatagCCAAGCCAAGAAAGatggagctctgctgcaggagcaagCACAAGGAGTAGCAGTGGCACATCTATTATAACACACTTATTTGAGGGACAGCTCAGTTATGCCATCAGGTGTCTGACATGCAAAGCCCTCAGTGACAAACCCGAGAGCTTCACCGtcctctccctgcccatcccttcCACCAGAGTGTGCTCTCTGCAGGTACAACAGCCAgcaccttcctgctgctttctgcttcaGCTGGGACTAGACGCTTAGACTAATAAGTTTTATTGGAAAAATGCAGGGCTTGCTTTAGTTACTTTGGTCTCCTGAGCACTAATGGATAGTCTTGGATCTGGTCCCTAGAGAAGTGGGGTGTCTTTACTGGTCTCAGAACCATGGAGGCTGGTAAGGTTACAAGAGCAATGCTCAAGAGTTGCCAGGGGATGAAGGATATTAAGATTATTCAATAGCAGCCGTGAAGGTTTTATTCCAATCATCCAGATATTTCTGCCTTGGTGGGGAGAATGGAAGCCAATCCTGGCTGCTTTGTCTTGTGAATCTTGTCAGCCTTGCTGCATCACACTTCAGTTAGGGGGAGCAAATTCATCTCTTATATTGCTTAGCACCTCCATGGGTGGAGGGAGATCTGTTCAATCAAGTGatgattggatttttttcctttgacagGACTGCCTGGAATGCTTTTTTCAGCCAGACACACTGACTCGGAACAACCAAATCTACTGCCACTGGTGTGGAAGCAACCAAGATGCAACAGTAACAGCCTCCATAACCAAGGCACCACAGATCATCATTTTTCATCTAAAGAGGTATAGTCTAAGTGAGGTAGGACATGGCCAGCTCCTGGGCAATGTGAGTCATGAAGGACAGTCACTTGTGTTTGCCTGAATGGAAACAAATCACTGCAAATAAGTGGGTTTAGTACTTTAGATACCTGAAAGCTAAAAGGGCCTTTACAGAAATACAGCTGTCAAACATGCAAGTTGCATTCCTGAATTTCATGTACGGTGCTCCgcctgtgtcctgcagcccaCCAAATTTCTCCCTATACTTGGGATCCCCTCTCCAGAGGGAAGAGAACTGCACCAGGCAGTGAC from the Zonotrichia leucophrys gambelii isolate GWCS_2022_RI chromosome 10, RI_Zleu_2.0, whole genome shotgun sequence genome contains:
- the USP50 gene encoding LOW QUALITY PROTEIN: ubiquitin carboxyl-terminal hydrolase 50 (The sequence of the model RefSeq protein was modified relative to this genomic sequence to represent the inferred CDS: substituted 3 bases at 3 genomic stop codons), with amino-acid sequence MAWKWKYSPKEQLEDMSSLHPGLTGLQNLENTCYMNAVLQCLCSLSPLVQYFLSGKWNPALHQEIGESATAFGCLVSDMWLGEFDFVSPEAFHSVFGKRHPAFSSKTQHDAQEFLICVLDDLHEAFKQPSQERWSSAAGASTRSSSGTSIITHLFEGQLSYAIRCLTCKALSDKPESFTVLSLPIPSTRVCSLQDCLECFFQPDTLTRNNQIYCHWCGSNQDATVTASITKAPQIIIFHLKRFAWQDKNRRKLSTTVCYPFSDLDLSPYISTSCNNNTEYSLCAVVVSFALPAFIGNALAHGADEACVGLDXMYNELXFNVCFVVHFFLPAVDIIQXQYITEGQRHYFSFFPNIPVLKECSPGT